A window from Burkholderiales bacterium encodes these proteins:
- a CDS encoding bilirubin oxidase, which translates to MWTRRRFLLTTAASAATLAIPIEVKRALAGEEPDLVLRVTASPDRKPIWSGPETRVLRYRAEVLKGRRDAVRPASSYLGPTLELRRGERVRIHFENRMNEPSIIHWHGMIVPDVADGHPHHAVGPGSEYIYDFTVRNPAGTYLYHPHPHGLTGKQVYYGLAGLLIVRERGELTYGLPAPEHELSLVIQDRRIGRENQFAFKRMMMDDMNGVLGDTVLVNGLPDAAFKVSPRSYRLRLANVSNARIYKLAWSDGRPMRVIATDNGLLSSAEGTQTRPYVVLAPFERVELLEDFGERRAGAEVALVSQAFSGLEMMDGMMDGMMGGGSGGMSGGMMGRDMGGMMGGMMGRGMGGMMGGMMRGMMGSGQGEELLVARFTVSTEARVRSEALRLPEPTSDVREGKHAIYTQLAFRHMRGFFNGRRFEMGVVADDERLPLNEGTVWTFSNDGPGMPMPHPIHIHGVRFRILERSGGNIPEDLREGLIDAGYKDTFLIFPDERVRVLVAPTEPGLFMYHCHNLEHEDGGMMRNCLFGSDATGKG; encoded by the coding sequence ATGTGGACGCGACGCCGATTTCTGTTGACCACCGCCGCCTCCGCGGCGACCCTGGCGATCCCGATCGAGGTAAAACGCGCCCTCGCCGGCGAGGAACCCGACCTGGTGCTGCGGGTCACGGCTTCTCCGGACCGCAAGCCGATCTGGTCCGGGCCCGAGACCAGGGTGCTGCGCTATCGTGCGGAAGTCCTCAAAGGGCGGCGGGACGCGGTGCGCCCCGCTTCGAGCTATCTGGGTCCCACGCTGGAATTGCGGCGCGGCGAGCGGGTGCGCATCCATTTCGAGAACCGAATGAACGAGCCCAGCATCATCCACTGGCACGGGATGATCGTGCCGGACGTGGCCGACGGCCATCCCCATCACGCAGTCGGCCCGGGGAGCGAATACATCTATGACTTCACCGTGCGAAACCCGGCGGGGACTTATCTCTACCACCCCCATCCCCACGGGCTCACCGGCAAGCAGGTGTACTACGGCCTGGCAGGGCTTTTGATCGTGCGGGAACGGGGGGAGCTGACCTACGGCCTTCCCGCGCCCGAGCACGAGTTGAGCCTGGTCATCCAAGACCGGCGCATCGGCCGGGAAAACCAGTTCGCGTTCAAGCGCATGATGATGGACGACATGAACGGCGTGCTGGGCGACACGGTGCTCGTGAACGGCTTGCCCGATGCGGCGTTCAAGGTCTCCCCTCGCAGTTACCGGTTGCGGCTCGCCAACGTGTCCAACGCGCGGATCTACAAGCTCGCCTGGTCCGACGGCCGCCCGATGCGCGTCATTGCCACCGACAACGGCCTCCTCTCCTCGGCGGAGGGCACCCAGACCCGTCCGTACGTGGTGCTGGCGCCGTTCGAGCGGGTCGAGCTGCTGGAGGACTTCGGCGAGCGCCGCGCCGGCGCGGAGGTCGCCCTGGTGAGCCAGGCGTTTTCCGGCCTGGAGATGATGGATGGAATGATGGATGGCATGATGGGTGGAGGCTCCGGAGGCATGTCTGGGGGCATGATGGGCCGCGACATGGGCGGAATGATGGGTGGAATGATGGGCCGTGGCATGGGCGGCATGATGGGCGGGATGATGAGAGGCATGATGGGCTCCGGCCAGGGCGAGGAGCTTCTGGTCGCCCGCTTCACCGTTTCGACCGAAGCGCGCGTGCGCAGCGAAGCGCTCCGCCTCCCCGAGCCGACGTCCGATGTGCGCGAAGGGAAGCATGCGATTTACACCCAACTCGCGTTTCGCCACATGCGAGGTTTTTTCAACGGACGCCGCTTCGAGATGGGGGTGGTCGCGGACGACGAGCGCCTTCCCCTGAACGAAGGGACCGTGTGGACGTTTTCCAACGACGGGCCGGGAATGCCCATGCCCCATCCCATCCACATCCATGGGGTGCGTTTCCGCATCCTCGAACGCAGCGGCGGGAACATACCCGAGGACCTGCGGGAGGGATTGATCGACGCGGGCTACAAGGACACCTTCCTGATCTTTCCCGACGAGCGGGTGCGCGTGCTCGTCGCGCCCACGGAGCCGGGACTTTTCATGTACCACTGCCACAACCTGGAGCATGAAGACGGCGGCATGATGCGCAACTGCCTGTTCGGATCGGACGCTACGGGGAAAGGATGA